In Clostridium sp. DL-VIII, the following proteins share a genomic window:
- a CDS encoding accessory gene regulator B family protein: protein MSISKKLSLGCLNFVKNNTTSSEEDLEKIYYGIQIFWINIFKFILLFITAYLLGVLRYTFTAFIVFAILRTFASGVHANSTLQCIIINYILFLGNVYLSLNITLNLEIRTIIYFISFALLLLYSPADTEERPLISKKLRKILKIKSILVIITFYIITLFIVSNEYVNLITFSILEETIVITPMAYKLLGKKYANYRNVSI from the coding sequence ATGAGTATTTCTAAAAAATTAAGTCTAGGGTGCTTAAATTTTGTGAAAAATAATACTACTTCTTCAGAAGAAGATTTAGAAAAAATTTATTATGGTATACAAATTTTTTGGATAAATATATTTAAATTCATCCTTTTATTTATAACTGCATATTTATTAGGAGTGCTAAGGTATACGTTTACCGCATTTATTGTTTTTGCAATTCTTAGAACCTTTGCTTCAGGAGTTCATGCAAATTCTACACTTCAATGTATTATTATAAATTATATATTGTTTTTGGGGAACGTATATCTAAGTTTAAACATAACTTTAAACTTAGAAATCAGAACTATTATATACTTCATTAGCTTTGCACTACTTTTATTATATTCTCCGGCTGATACTGAAGAGCGTCCTTTAATAAGTAAGAAATTAAGAAAAATTTTAAAAATAAAATCAATATTAGTTATCATAACCTTTTATATAATAACCCTATTTATTGTAAGTAATGAATACGTCAATTTAATAACCTTTTCTATTTTAGAGGAAACCATAGTAATTACTCCTATGGCTTATAAATTATTAGGCAAAAAATACGCAAATTATAGAAACGTTAGTATTTAG
- a CDS encoding CPBP family intramembrane glutamic endopeptidase produces MYNISELVKGILTYSILFIIPIFLYLKFKSKVNPLIYLRLLGNTKRGILIGIVISSVFIILLFYKNGNGVFAFDKLDIKMLWVSGLLVGFLEEIPFRGFILQKLNENMRFWKANTLTTVIFILFHIPTWLINSNGDIIKLAVNISIVSLVLGYLFKEYKSLWIPIICHSVFNLCIWMKL; encoded by the coding sequence ATGTATAATATATCAGAATTAGTTAAAGGTATTTTAACATATTCGATTTTATTTATAATTCCAATATTCTTATATCTAAAATTCAAAAGTAAGGTTAATCCGTTAATTTATTTAAGACTCTTAGGAAATACTAAACGGGGTATACTTATAGGAATTGTAATAAGTTCTGTTTTTATAATACTACTATTTTACAAAAATGGAAATGGTGTATTTGCTTTCGATAAATTGGATATAAAAATGTTATGGGTAAGTGGTTTACTCGTGGGATTTTTAGAGGAAATTCCATTTAGAGGATTCATATTACAAAAGCTCAATGAAAACATGAGATTTTGGAAGGCAAATACACTGACTACAGTAATATTTATATTATTTCATATACCAACATGGCTTATAAATTCTAATGGAGATATTATAAAATTAGCTGTTAATATTTCAATAGTTAGCCTTGTGTTAGGATATCTTTTTAAAGAATATAAGTCGTTATGGATACCAATAATATGTCATTCCGTATTTAATTTATGCATATGGATGAAGCTATAA
- a CDS encoding glycoside hydrolase family 5 protein: MKSNLKNIAMTLIMVLSLMTPSSIVFAGENGSNDDYLHTNGSKILDSKGNEVRMTGIAWFGFETPNNSFHGLWANTMDDILDKVADNGFNTLRVPLSVQLVNQWRQGTYPMPDSINDYVNPDLTGKNSLEILDMAIAKCKEKGIKVMLDMHRIINGSQSNTWYTNDYSVNDYEECWKWLTDHYKNDDTVIAMDIFNEPHGKVYQGEVTAKWDNTTDINNWKYEAEKVGEEILDINPNLLVMVEGVETYPKEGFDYTTKDVNNYYGTWWGGNLRGVKDLPVTIANHPNQVVYSPHDYGPSVSAQTWFQSGFTKDSLMKDAWEPNWFYIQKENIAPLLIGEWGGQMDGGDNQKWMQALADTIKENNMSHTFWCLNPNSGDTGGILEYDFKTVDTQKLALVQPTLWQANGKFIGLDHQVNLGKTGTHVGQ, translated from the coding sequence ATGAAAAGTAATTTAAAAAACATTGCAATGACGTTAATTATGGTACTTTCTTTAATGACACCAAGTAGCATAGTGTTTGCTGGAGAGAATGGCAGTAATGACGATTACCTTCACACTAATGGAAGCAAAATTTTAGACTCTAAAGGTAATGAGGTTAGAATGACTGGAATAGCATGGTTTGGATTTGAAACTCCAAATAATTCTTTTCATGGATTATGGGCTAACACAATGGATGATATTTTAGATAAGGTGGCAGATAATGGCTTTAACACCTTAAGGGTGCCTTTATCCGTACAATTAGTTAATCAGTGGAGACAGGGAACTTATCCAATGCCAGATTCTATTAATGATTATGTTAATCCAGATTTGACAGGTAAGAATAGCTTAGAAATACTTGATATGGCTATAGCTAAGTGTAAAGAAAAGGGAATAAAAGTTATGCTTGATATGCATAGAATTATAAATGGAAGCCAATCAAATACTTGGTATACAAATGATTATAGTGTAAATGATTATGAGGAATGTTGGAAGTGGCTTACTGATCATTATAAAAATGATGATACTGTAATTGCCATGGATATCTTTAATGAACCTCATGGAAAGGTTTACCAAGGCGAAGTTACTGCAAAATGGGATAACACAACAGATATAAATAACTGGAAGTATGAAGCGGAAAAAGTAGGTGAAGAAATTTTAGATATTAATCCAAACCTTTTAGTAATGGTAGAAGGGGTAGAAACTTACCCAAAGGAAGGTTTTGATTACACTACGAAGGATGTTAATAATTATTATGGAACTTGGTGGGGAGGAAATCTTCGAGGAGTTAAAGACCTTCCAGTAACTATAGCAAATCATCCAAATCAAGTTGTATATTCACCACATGACTATGGCCCAAGTGTTTCAGCGCAGACATGGTTCCAGTCTGGATTTACTAAAGATAGTTTAATGAAGGACGCGTGGGAACCTAATTGGTTTTATATTCAAAAGGAAAATATAGCACCATTATTAATAGGCGAATGGGGAGGACAAATGGATGGCGGAGATAATCAAAAATGGATGCAGGCATTAGCTGATACAATTAAAGAAAATAACATGAGCCATACATTTTGGTGCTTAAATCCTAACTCAGGTGATACTGGGGGGATCTTAGAATATGATTTTAAAACTGTTGATACTCAAAAATTAGCACTTGTACAACCTACTTTATGGCAGGCTAACGGAAAATTTATAGGACTAGACCATCAAGTGAATTTAGGGAAAACTGGAACACATGTAGGACAATAG
- a CDS encoding S66 peptidase family protein: protein MKILNNGDKVGIVACSNGLDESRKVTMMELENTLNNLGLQVVFSDKIYKKYSEFNGNGKERGEILMEFFKDNSIKAIFDVSGGDLANGVLEYLNFEIIKENSKPFFGYSDLSVIINSLYSKTNIKTYLYQIRNLVEDNREKQIKEFKSTFMGDGNELLTFDYEWIQGRNMEGIVVGGNLRCFAKLAGTEYMPDFQDKIIFLESLGGDVPKMDTYVTHYKQMGAFKKVKGIILGSFTEMEKKKYLPNIIDIVTRIVDNPNIPIVKTSKIGHGKDSKCIIIGEEISLSK from the coding sequence ATGAAGATATTAAATAATGGAGATAAAGTAGGAATAGTGGCTTGTTCCAATGGATTGGATGAAAGTAGAAAAGTAACAATGATGGAACTAGAGAATACACTAAATAATTTAGGGCTTCAAGTTGTTTTTAGTGATAAAATATATAAAAAATACTCGGAGTTTAATGGTAATGGAAAAGAACGAGGCGAGATTCTGATGGAGTTTTTTAAAGACAATAGTATTAAAGCTATATTTGATGTATCAGGTGGGGATTTAGCAAATGGGGTTTTAGAGTATTTGAATTTTGAAATTATTAAGGAAAATTCAAAGCCTTTCTTTGGATACAGCGATTTATCTGTAATTATAAATTCATTGTATTCAAAGACAAATATAAAAACTTATCTTTATCAAATAAGGAACCTAGTAGAAGATAATAGGGAAAAACAAATTAAAGAGTTTAAAAGCACATTTATGGGTGATGGAAATGAATTATTAACTTTCGATTATGAATGGATACAGGGTAGGAACATGGAAGGAATTGTTGTGGGAGGAAATCTTCGTTGTTTTGCAAAACTTGCAGGTACAGAATATATGCCGGATTTTCAGGATAAAATTATTTTCTTAGAGAGTTTAGGCGGGGATGTTCCTAAAATGGATACCTATGTAACTCACTATAAACAAATGGGAGCGTTTAAAAAGGTTAAAGGTATAATACTTGGAAGTTTCACAGAAATGGAAAAGAAAAAGTATTTACCTAATATAATAGATATTGTTACAAGAATAGTAGATAATCCAAACATTCCAATTGTTAAAACAAGTAAAATAGGTCATGGTAAAGATTCAAAATGTATTATTATTGGTGAAGAAATAAGTTTATCTAAATAA
- a CDS encoding methyl-accepting chemotaxis protein encodes MKSIRNLSVRTKLLTGFMIVALLIGITGFFGKFGMTKMKSGSEELYLDNLQSIDQIHAIKENFLSEIAMVNNAVLEQDNSKVEAALQKIESIRTKNTEYVDAFANSDMSDDEKKAFNDFEALLQEYSTEKDNVFELLKEENYAEAKIKGAEVTKITDSMTEDLNNLIQINEKEAEEAYTNNTEDYNITTNIMHGILILGLISAIAIGIALSSYISKAVKKGLLFAEALGNGDLTYSMESNSNDELGKLIKALNNAKEKMKVVIENVINQAQGVTASSGELSSNLEELSSNFQYIDKNTSEIVNNILGINTITEELTATIGEVNSGITQLASNSTESSEQSIDIKERATDIKDKGFKSKNDADKLYEEKHRKIISAIEQGKVVSEIGVIAKSIAAIAEQTNLLALNANIEAARAGENGKGFAVVANEVKVLAEQSAEYVKNIQDVVSNVQATFDNLSGNSKDILYYIDDSVKKDYDLLIDTGEKYEKDAVFISDLSQNIAAMAEELNASTEEITSVVQNIAEKMQNTKSNSEEILVGIGETNNAIEQVAKVAQSQAETAEKLTQLVLSFKI; translated from the coding sequence ATGAAAAGCATAAGAAATTTATCTGTTAGAACGAAATTATTAACAGGGTTTATGATTGTTGCCTTATTGATTGGAATAACTGGATTTTTTGGGAAGTTTGGTATGACAAAAATGAAAAGTGGTTCAGAGGAATTATATTTAGATAACCTTCAAAGTATTGATCAAATACATGCAATTAAAGAGAATTTTTTAAGTGAAATTGCAATGGTTAATAACGCTGTTTTAGAGCAAGATAATTCAAAAGTAGAAGCAGCTTTACAGAAAATTGAGTCAATTAGAACTAAAAATACTGAATATGTTGATGCTTTTGCTAATAGTGATATGTCAGATGATGAAAAAAAAGCATTTAATGATTTTGAAGCTCTTTTACAGGAATATTCAACTGAAAAAGATAATGTCTTTGAGCTTCTTAAGGAAGAAAATTATGCGGAGGCCAAAATTAAGGGGGCTGAGGTTACTAAAATTACAGATAGTATGACGGAAGATCTTAATAATTTGATTCAAATAAATGAAAAGGAAGCAGAAGAGGCGTATACAAACAATACGGAAGATTATAATATAACAACTAATATAATGCATGGAATTTTAATATTAGGCCTTATTTCAGCAATAGCAATTGGAATAGCTTTATCGTCATATATTTCAAAGGCAGTAAAAAAGGGATTACTATTTGCAGAAGCTTTAGGAAATGGAGATTTGACTTATTCAATGGAAAGTAACAGTAATGATGAGCTTGGAAAACTCATTAAAGCTTTGAATAATGCAAAAGAAAAAATGAAAGTAGTAATTGAAAATGTAATAAATCAGGCACAAGGAGTAACAGCGTCTAGTGGAGAATTATCTTCAAATTTAGAAGAATTGTCTAGTAATTTTCAATATATAGATAAGAATACATCTGAAATAGTAAATAATATACTTGGAATAAATACAATTACTGAAGAATTGACTGCAACAATTGGTGAAGTTAACTCTGGAATAACTCAATTAGCATCTAATTCAACAGAAAGCAGTGAGCAATCTATAGACATTAAAGAACGAGCTACTGATATAAAAGATAAAGGTTTTAAATCTAAAAATGATGCAGATAAGTTATATGAAGAAAAGCACAGAAAAATAATTAGTGCTATTGAGCAAGGAAAGGTAGTAAGTGAAATAGGTGTAATTGCTAAATCTATAGCAGCAATAGCAGAACAAACAAATTTACTAGCTTTAAATGCTAACATTGAAGCTGCAAGAGCAGGAGAAAATGGAAAAGGTTTTGCAGTTGTTGCAAATGAAGTTAAAGTTCTTGCTGAACAATCGGCTGAATATGTAAAAAATATTCAGGATGTAGTTTCAAATGTCCAAGCTACTTTTGATAACTTATCAGGTAATTCCAAAGATATCTTATATTATATAGATGATAGTGTAAAAAAAGATTATGATTTATTGATTGATACAGGTGAAAAATATGAAAAAGATGCGGTTTTTATTAGTGATTTATCACAAAATATTGCAGCAATGGCTGAAGAATTAAATGCATCTACAGAAGAAATCACAAGTGTTGTACAAAATATTGCAGAAAAGATGCAGAATACTAAAAGCAATTCTGAAGAAATTTTAGTGGGAATAGGTGAAACTAATAATGCAATTGAGCAAGTTGCAAAGGTTGCACAATCCCAGGCTGAAACTGCAGAGAAATTAACTCAGTTAGTGTTAAGTTTTAAGATATAG
- a CDS encoding LysR family transcriptional regulator, whose amino-acid sequence MISVDQMKYFIEIVKQGSLNKASQHLYISQPALTKQLGILEKSMKCTLLIRTQSGIKLTASGRYFYERSNMIISMINETINKVEGFSDENTIRIGALPNLITYFLPKYVDKFKGMDHDVFIEAMDTNSELLANLDDNVFNIVFVSDAIEKSNFVTIPLIVEPFFVVMSNRNPLVNTPEIDFFTIMKERLILYRDPCPIRAKIREHCNLMNLIPNIVLELEETESVIKYVEQDFGITILPKMAINKIDNHLIKVREIKKFPICRVVSAVIKNEKSSFFLPMLL is encoded by the coding sequence ATGATTAGTGTGGATCAAATGAAATATTTTATAGAAATAGTTAAGCAAGGCAGTTTAAATAAAGCCTCACAGCATTTATATATTTCGCAGCCTGCACTTACAAAACAATTAGGAATTTTAGAAAAGTCTATGAAATGTACATTATTGATAAGAACTCAAAGTGGTATAAAATTAACTGCTTCTGGCAGATATTTTTATGAACGTTCAAATATGATTATTTCAATGATTAATGAAACTATAAATAAGGTTGAAGGATTTAGTGATGAAAATACAATTAGGATTGGTGCACTACCAAATTTAATTACATATTTTCTGCCTAAGTATGTAGATAAATTTAAGGGTATGGATCATGATGTATTTATTGAAGCAATGGATACAAACAGTGAACTTCTTGCAAATTTAGATGATAATGTATTCAATATAGTGTTCGTATCTGATGCAATAGAAAAATCTAACTTTGTTACTATTCCGTTAATTGTTGAACCATTTTTCGTAGTTATGAGTAACAGAAATCCTTTAGTTAATACTCCGGAAATTGATTTTTTCACCATCATGAAGGAAAGATTAATTTTGTATAGAGATCCCTGCCCAATAAGGGCAAAGATCAGGGAACATTGCAATCTTATGAACCTTATACCAAATATTGTATTAGAACTTGAAGAAACAGAATCAGTTATAAAGTATGTTGAACAAGACTTTGGCATAACAATTTTACCTAAAATGGCTATCAATAAAATAGATAACCATTTAATAAAAGTTCGAGAAATAAAAAAATTTCCTATCTGTAGAGTAGTATCAGCGGTAATAAAAAACGAGAAAAGTTCGTTTTTCTTACCAATGCTATTGTAG
- a CDS encoding flavodoxin family protein yields the protein MKVIGINGSARKDGNTSIIIKEIFSQLNKNGIETELIDLGNAKINGCIGCGNCFKNKDNKCVFKNDIVNECIEKMIEADGIILGSPVYFADVSANMKALLERIGMVSSANGDLFKHKAGASVVAVRRGGATRAFDTMNYFLHCTQMYLVGGTYWNMVYGKEVGEVLNDIEGMKNMESIGDNMAWLLNKINR from the coding sequence ATGAAAGTTATAGGTATTAATGGAAGTGCGAGAAAGGATGGGAATACATCTATTATTATTAAAGAAATATTTAGCCAATTAAATAAAAATGGTATAGAAACTGAACTGATTGATTTAGGTAATGCAAAAATTAATGGATGTATAGGCTGTGGAAATTGCTTTAAAAACAAAGATAATAAATGTGTTTTTAAAAATGATATTGTAAATGAATGTATAGAAAAAATGATTGAAGCTGATGGTATAATTTTAGGTTCACCAGTATATTTTGCAGATGTATCAGCTAATATGAAGGCTTTATTAGAGAGGATTGGTATGGTATCCAGCGCTAATGGAGATCTTTTTAAACATAAAGCAGGCGCTTCAGTAGTAGCTGTTCGTAGAGGGGGGGCAACACGTGCTTTTGATACTATGAATTATTTCTTACACTGTACACAAATGTATCTAGTTGGTGGCACTTATTGGAATATGGTGTACGGAAAAGAAGTTGGAGAAGTGCTTAATGATATTGAAGGAATGAAAAATATGGAATCTATTGGCGATAATATGGCTTGGCTTTTAAATAAAATTAACAGATAA
- a CDS encoding DUF4179 domain-containing protein, producing MLNRKISRILGPVLGSMAFALIIGVMELTPAYADDTAVNASVNNLTVAATTTSAGVTYAENKDYFVNINKSQVQNGIKVTVDKAVATKKDMEVILKIESDKPIDKVDHSNSIFEVTYGNYDNDFGRAISRQDNIDDKTMTVTLEKYNYDGEYSSKGDMRVDIVLANYKVNIGMDIPVDFTESFNNILDKDISGKIPGTNYNLNKLEADALGTRIGYTRPEGNGNKGKDENALWNSAILLKTGDRMYRMSRKGGYSEKDGVGTGNYEIGSLSYDKVKNEKNISLIPLICNLTPDEMNKLYEDKDENNVTKDLANNISYEKEFNFTDGTKGEIYNIERKDNTIKVYCAGQSEEESLLMACNINMHYENANGKVDSIYYDNKNVSFYKDANKAFGYILEFNNVEKDKPVALNIDKTIKQADKFKLEDEISLLK from the coding sequence ATGTTAAATAGGAAAATAAGTAGGATTCTAGGACCAGTGTTAGGAAGTATGGCATTTGCGTTAATAATAGGAGTAATGGAATTGACGCCAGCTTATGCCGATGATACAGCAGTAAATGCTTCAGTTAATAATTTGACCGTTGCAGCTACAACTACATCAGCAGGGGTTACATATGCAGAAAATAAGGACTATTTTGTAAATATAAATAAAAGTCAAGTGCAAAATGGAATTAAAGTGACTGTAGATAAAGCAGTTGCTACTAAGAAGGATATGGAAGTAATACTTAAGATAGAAAGTGACAAGCCGATTGATAAAGTGGATCATTCAAATTCTATTTTTGAAGTAACGTATGGAAATTATGATAATGATTTTGGCCGCGCGATTTCAAGGCAGGATAATATAGACGATAAAACCATGACTGTAACTTTAGAAAAATATAATTATGATGGAGAATATAGTTCAAAGGGAGATATGAGAGTTGATATAGTACTTGCTAATTATAAAGTTAATATAGGAATGGATATTCCTGTGGATTTCACAGAATCCTTTAATAATATATTAGATAAAGACATATCAGGAAAGATACCAGGAACAAACTATAATCTTAATAAATTAGAAGCTGATGCGCTAGGTACAAGAATTGGCTATACAAGACCCGAAGGTAATGGAAATAAAGGCAAAGATGAAAATGCTTTGTGGAACTCAGCAATACTATTAAAAACTGGTGATAGGATGTATAGAATGAGTAGAAAAGGTGGATATTCTGAAAAAGATGGAGTAGGCACAGGAAATTATGAAATAGGTTCCTTATCATATGATAAAGTTAAAAATGAAAAAAATATAAGCTTAATACCTTTGATTTGTAATCTTACTCCAGATGAAATGAATAAATTATATGAAGATAAAGATGAAAACAATGTTACTAAAGACCTTGCTAATAATATAAGTTATGAGAAAGAGTTTAATTTTACGGATGGAACAAAGGGAGAGATATATAATATAGAAAGAAAGGACAATACAATTAAAGTGTACTGTGCTGGACAATCTGAAGAAGAAAGTTTATTAATGGCATGCAATATAAATATGCATTATGAAAATGCAAATGGAAAAGTTGATAGCATATATTATGATAATAAAAACGTAAGTTTTTATAAAGATGCAAACAAAGCATTTGGATATATTTTAGAATTTAATAATGTTGAAAAAGACAAGCCAGTTGCGCTAAATATTGATAAAACAATAAAGCAGGCTGATAAGTTTAAATTGGAAGACGAAATAAGCTTATTAAAGTAA